A region from the Pseudomonas sp. Teo4 genome encodes:
- a CDS encoding SirB1 family protein: MNPRQACLTCLEREPVALLEAAVWIAAEHDRNVELAACLATVHNLQREISANLPMLPLCELAQPLLRQLNSLGFQQDEYHPLRPQAALMDKVLQRRRGQPLTLAILALELAQRLSIPLEGVGFPGHFLLRVPGADHLLDPCGGRRLYPADCRELLARQFGPHVPLTAEHLRAVSPTQMLQRLSRNLRQLHISNDNHLAALIDAERVMQLGPVQVSDYTARASLYQHLDCPQAERFDLEHALLLTDDPVQRLKLSERIGQLPTVNRSIH, encoded by the coding sequence ATGAACCCACGTCAAGCCTGCCTGACCTGCCTGGAACGCGAGCCGGTCGCCCTGCTGGAAGCCGCCGTATGGATCGCCGCCGAGCACGACCGAAATGTCGAGTTGGCCGCGTGCCTTGCCACGGTGCACAACCTGCAACGTGAGATCAGCGCCAACTTGCCGATGTTGCCGTTATGTGAACTGGCCCAGCCGCTGTTGCGCCAGCTGAATTCGCTTGGCTTCCAGCAGGATGAATACCACCCGCTGCGTCCGCAGGCGGCCCTGATGGACAAGGTCCTGCAGCGCCGCCGTGGCCAACCGCTGACCCTTGCCATACTGGCTCTGGAACTGGCGCAGCGGCTGTCCATTCCCCTGGAGGGCGTAGGCTTCCCGGGACACTTCCTGCTGCGCGTACCCGGCGCCGATCACCTGCTCGACCCCTGTGGCGGCCGCCGTCTGTACCCTGCGGACTGTCGTGAACTGCTGGCGCGCCAGTTCGGCCCGCATGTGCCACTGACAGCTGAACACCTGCGGGCGGTAAGCCCCACGCAGATGCTCCAGCGCCTCTCACGCAACCTGCGTCAGTTGCACATCAGCAACGACAACCACCTGGCGGCGCTGATCGATGCCGAGCGCGTGATGCAACTTGGGCCGGTGCAAGTCAGTGACTACACGGCCCGAGCCTCGCTCTACCAGCACCTGGATTGCCCACAGGCTGAACGCTTCGACCTGGAGCATGCCTTGCTGCTGACCGACGACCCGGTTCAACGCCTGAAGCTGAGCGAGCGAATCGGACAACTACCGACGGTGAACCGGTCGATTCACTGA
- a CDS encoding Leu/Phe/Val dehydrogenase, with product MFALMQSTRTQSMHMWIDPTTGLKAVVAIHSEHLGPAMGGCRYLPYADDESAMTDAIRLAQGMSYKAALAGLKFGGGKAVIMRNPHVENRAALFEAFGRFVDTLQGRFITAVDSGTSTLDMDCIAQSTPHVTSTTASGDPSPHAAMGVFAGIRATSQARLGSGNLEGLRVAVQGLGNVGYALAEQLHAAGAELLVSDLDPGRVRLAVEQFNAHPVTNDALISTPCDIFAPCGVGPVLNGQSVMQLRCAAVAGAANNQLTTLQVADQLESRGILYAPDYVINAGGLIYVALKHRGEDLGTITAHLARIPTRLTEVFAHAQAEKRSPARVAQMLAERLLYG from the coding sequence ATGTTCGCGCTGATGCAAAGCACCCGTACCCAGTCCATGCACATGTGGATCGACCCGACCACGGGTCTGAAGGCTGTGGTGGCGATCCACAGCGAACATCTGGGGCCGGCCATGGGTGGCTGTCGCTACTTGCCCTATGCCGATGATGAAAGCGCCATGACCGACGCCATTCGCCTGGCCCAGGGCATGAGCTACAAGGCGGCGCTGGCTGGTTTGAAGTTCGGCGGCGGCAAGGCTGTGATCATGCGCAACCCCCATGTGGAAAACCGTGCGGCGTTGTTCGAGGCCTTTGGCCGTTTTGTCGATACATTGCAAGGACGGTTCATCACTGCCGTGGACAGTGGCACCTCAACCCTGGACATGGACTGCATCGCCCAGAGTACGCCCCACGTCACCAGTACCACGGCGTCCGGCGACCCTTCACCGCATGCCGCCATGGGGGTCTTCGCCGGTATCCGCGCCACGTCCCAGGCCCGCCTGGGCAGCGGTAATCTGGAGGGCCTGCGGGTGGCGGTGCAGGGCCTGGGCAATGTTGGCTATGCCTTGGCCGAGCAACTGCACGCGGCGGGTGCGGAACTGCTGGTGAGTGACCTGGACCCCGGCCGTGTGCGCCTGGCGGTCGAGCAGTTCAATGCGCACCCGGTCACCAATGATGCCTTGATCAGCACACCTTGCGATATTTTCGCGCCTTGCGGTGTGGGGCCAGTGCTCAACGGCCAGAGCGTGATGCAACTACGCTGCGCGGCGGTGGCGGGGGCGGCGAACAACCAGCTCACCACGTTGCAGGTGGCCGATCAGCTGGAGTCGCGAGGGATTCTGTACGCGCCGGACTATGTGATCAACGCCGGCGGGTTGATCTATGTAGCCCTCAAGCACCGTGGCGAGGACCTGGGCACCATCACCGCGCACCTGGCGCGGATACCCACGCGGCTGACCGAGGTATTTGCCCACGCCCAGGCGGAGAAGCGTTCGCCAGCGCGGGTGGCGCAGATGCTGGCGGAGCGGTTGCTGTACGGTTGA
- a CDS encoding YebG family protein gives MAVEVVYRSSRDPERLFMDKAEADRHDKMLELAERLAEVLQKAVPSLTEQQVEEAGIYMAKNRDVFARAFKSQPDALSELLEGGAAE, from the coding sequence ATGGCCGTCGAAGTGGTGTACCGCAGCAGCCGCGACCCGGAGCGCTTGTTCATGGATAAGGCCGAAGCAGATCGTCACGACAAGATGCTCGAGCTGGCTGAGCGCCTGGCCGAAGTGCTGCAGAAGGCAGTGCCCTCGCTGACCGAACAGCAGGTTGAAGAAGCTGGCATTTATATGGCGAAGAACCGCGATGTGTTTGCCCGGGCGTTCAAGAGCCAACCGGATGCACTCTCGGAGTTGCTGGAAGGTGGTGCTGCTGAATAA
- a CDS encoding phosphate-starvation-inducible protein PsiE has translation MNIKWAEKLRKGLHGSADSLGNLCVEAFHYLALFGIGAITAYAAVMTFLDMLGKGGISVDDILLLFIYLELGAMVGIYFKTNHMPIRFLLYVAITALTRLLIGDVSHHKAPDEGLLYLCGGILLLAFSILVVRYASYRYPSTKVLDANGKEIEEGK, from the coding sequence GTGAACATCAAATGGGCTGAAAAACTGCGCAAGGGCCTGCACGGCTCGGCTGACTCGCTGGGCAATCTGTGCGTCGAGGCGTTCCACTACCTGGCACTGTTCGGCATCGGCGCCATCACAGCCTATGCGGCGGTGATGACCTTCCTGGACATGTTGGGCAAAGGCGGCATCAGCGTGGATGACATCCTGTTGCTGTTCATCTACCTGGAGCTTGGGGCGATGGTCGGGATCTACTTCAAGACCAACCACATGCCGATCCGCTTCTTGCTGTATGTGGCAATCACCGCGCTGACCCGCCTGCTGATCGGCGACGTGTCGCACCACAAGGCGCCGGATGAAGGGCTGCTGTACCTGTGCGGCGGTATTTTGCTGCTGGCCTTCTCGATTCTGGTGGTGCGCTATGCGTCTTACCGCTACCCATCGACCAAGGTGCTGGACGCTAACGGCAAAGAGATCGAAGAAGGCAAGTGA
- a CDS encoding DUF3509 domain-containing protein, with protein sequence MNNPFEQISTAFAPEYRVNLSIERLDGSIMLTLSDDAGVVAKRLISQAQRNDPVRLQRVIDSIRLGLAIELGQNPLQVLAALTRDSRHEPHHFKALGVAN encoded by the coding sequence ATGAACAACCCATTCGAGCAGATCAGCACCGCCTTCGCCCCGGAGTACCGGGTCAACCTGAGCATCGAACGCCTGGACGGCAGCATCATGCTGACGCTCTCCGACGACGCCGGCGTGGTCGCCAAACGCCTGATCAGCCAGGCTCAGCGCAACGACCCGGTGCGCTTGCAGCGGGTCATCGACAGTATCCGCCTGGGCCTGGCCATCGAGCTGGGGCAAAACCCGCTGCAGGTACTTGCCGCCCTGACCCGCGACTCACGCCACGAGCCCCATCACTTCAAGGCGCTGGGCGTGGCCAATTGA
- a CDS encoding HPF/RaiA family ribosome-associated protein produces the protein MQIQVNSSNHIEGNIRLNEWVRSTLQSTLERYEDDLTRIEVHLRDENGAKPGPHDKRCQMEARPKGHQPISVTHTATSLDQAVDGAASKLNNALEHFYGKLRSKRGALELSDPEA, from the coding sequence ATGCAAATCCAGGTCAACAGCAGCAACCATATCGAAGGCAACATCCGGCTCAACGAGTGGGTCCGCAGCACACTGCAGAGCACTCTTGAACGTTACGAGGACGACCTCACCCGCATCGAGGTGCACCTGCGCGACGAGAACGGCGCCAAGCCCGGACCGCATGACAAACGCTGCCAGATGGAGGCTCGCCCGAAAGGCCATCAGCCGATTTCCGTGACGCACACCGCCACTTCGCTGGACCAGGCCGTCGATGGCGCCGCCAGCAAACTGAACAATGCGTTGGAACATTTCTACGGCAAGTTGCGCAGCAAGCGCGGGGCATTGGAACTGAGTGATCCCGAAGCCTGA
- a CDS encoding DUF3630 family protein, producing the protein MKKLVPDPNHRECYPLWRWRSILMNTLKLDALKIDTMHSGRACLNLTSCIDWDDFPDYASAVVDLLNGKIETKSDSIDIRIWEIIIEREKFHLTFDDFPVMVSLESMTPRGDSLIAEFEKKLAK; encoded by the coding sequence ATGAAGAAGCTCGTACCCGACCCAAATCATCGAGAGTGCTACCCGCTCTGGCGGTGGAGATCTATTTTAATGAACACTCTAAAGCTTGACGCCTTGAAGATAGACACGATGCACTCTGGAAGGGCCTGTCTGAATTTAACCTCATGCATAGACTGGGACGATTTCCCGGATTATGCGAGCGCAGTGGTTGACTTGCTGAATGGAAAAATCGAAACAAAGTCGGACTCAATTGATATAAGAATCTGGGAAATCATCATAGAAAGAGAGAAGTTTCATCTGACCTTTGATGACTTCCCAGTGATGGTTTCACTCGAGTCAATGACACCAAGAGGTGATTCATTGATTGCCGAATTCGAAAAAAAACTAGCTAAATAG
- the fecA gene encoding TonB-dependent Fe(3+) dicitrate receptor FecA has translation MPLRPSPLFQALLLASTLSFAVPAVQAAETRTYHIAPGSLEEALNQFGRESGALISFGSQITQGLQSPGLDGQYDVQQGLDALLGGSGLQARKEADNAFSLQPVGTTGSGAAVELGASTVVGDWLGEAQQDNVFEHPGARDVVRREEFERNGATTAREVLNRIPGVNAPENNGTGSHDLALNFGIRGLNPRLASRSTVLMDGIPVPFAPYGQPQLSLAPISMGNMDAVDVVRGGGAVRYGPQNVGGIVNFVSRAIPEEATFKAAMQNQISPSSSHDGFKNSANLLVGGTNDNGLGGALLYSGTRGGDWREHSDTQIDDLILKGKLQLDEANSLHAMAQYYEGEAEMPGGLSSADFDDDPYQSTRLKDKFWGRRTLFNFGYDYKQDDRQFSVNSFFTKTLRSGYLDQGSFVSLSPREYWVRGIETRFSQGVAWGESWHELGIGYRYINETGHELRFREPVNGALPTTASRNDRDTRGSTEAHAIYLDDRIDIGRWTITPGIRYEMIDSEQSNKLNGQRYQGDYNTALPALNVMYHLTDNWNLYANTEGSFGSVQYSQMPNRVSSGEVKPEKARTWEIGTRYDNGDLQAEIGAFLINFDNQYESNQTNDSVIARGETRHQGIETSVRYALDSLSPALAGFDVHGNYAFVDATIREDGPNKGNQVPFSSRHKGTVGVGYTEGPWQLNLDASFQSSQYADNANTSAESADGSTGRIPGYMLVSTRAGYDFGPQLSNLKVAVGVKNLFNREYYTRSYDDNNKGKYVGEPRTLYVQTSVEF, from the coding sequence ATGCCGTTGCGCCCCAGCCCGCTGTTCCAAGCCTTGCTGCTCGCCAGCACCCTGAGCTTCGCCGTGCCTGCCGTCCAGGCCGCCGAAACACGCACTTACCATATCGCCCCAGGCTCGCTGGAAGAGGCACTCAACCAGTTTGGCCGCGAAAGTGGTGCATTGATTTCATTCGGCTCGCAGATCACCCAAGGCCTGCAGAGCCCAGGGCTGGATGGCCAATACGATGTGCAGCAAGGCCTGGATGCGCTGCTGGGTGGCAGTGGCCTGCAAGCCCGCAAGGAAGCTGACAATGCCTTCAGCCTGCAACCGGTCGGCACCACCGGCAGCGGCGCCGCCGTCGAGCTGGGTGCATCGACCGTAGTCGGTGACTGGCTGGGCGAGGCGCAACAGGACAACGTCTTCGAGCACCCAGGTGCCCGGGACGTGGTGCGCCGCGAAGAATTCGAGCGCAACGGCGCCACCACCGCCCGCGAAGTGCTCAACCGCATCCCAGGTGTCAACGCCCCGGAAAACAACGGCACCGGCAGCCACGACCTGGCGCTGAACTTCGGTATTCGCGGCCTCAACCCGCGACTGGCATCCCGCTCCACCGTGCTGATGGACGGCATCCCGGTGCCCTTTGCACCTTACGGCCAGCCGCAACTTTCGCTGGCGCCCATCAGCATGGGCAACATGGACGCGGTGGATGTGGTGCGCGGTGGCGGTGCCGTGCGCTACGGCCCGCAGAACGTCGGTGGCATCGTCAACTTCGTGTCCCGCGCCATCCCCGAAGAGGCCACCTTCAAGGCCGCCATGCAGAACCAGATCAGCCCCTCGTCCAGCCATGACGGCTTCAAGAACAGCGCCAACCTGCTGGTCGGTGGCACCAACGACAACGGCCTGGGCGGTGCCCTGCTGTACTCCGGCACCCGTGGCGGCGACTGGCGCGAGCACAGCGACACGCAGATCGACGACCTGATCCTCAAGGGCAAGCTGCAACTGGACGAGGCCAACAGCCTGCACGCCATGGCCCAGTACTACGAGGGCGAAGCCGAAATGCCGGGCGGCCTGAGCAGCGCCGACTTCGACGACGACCCGTACCAGTCGACACGCCTGAAAGACAAGTTCTGGGGCCGCCGCACGCTGTTCAACTTCGGCTACGACTACAAGCAGGACGACCGCCAGTTCAGCGTCAACAGCTTCTTCACCAAGACCCTGCGCAGCGGCTATCTGGACCAGGGCAGCTTCGTCTCGCTGTCGCCACGCGAGTACTGGGTGCGCGGCATCGAAACGCGCTTTTCGCAGGGCGTAGCCTGGGGCGAAAGCTGGCATGAACTGGGTATCGGCTACCGCTATATCAACGAAACCGGCCACGAACTGCGCTTCCGCGAGCCGGTCAACGGCGCGCTGCCGACCACCGCAAGCCGCAATGACCGCGACACCCGTGGCAGCACCGAAGCCCATGCCATCTACCTCGATGACCGCATCGACATCGGCCGCTGGACCATCACGCCAGGCATTCGCTACGAGATGATCGACTCCGAGCAGAGCAACAAGCTCAACGGCCAGCGCTACCAGGGCGACTACAACACCGCATTGCCGGCGCTGAACGTGATGTATCACCTGACCGACAACTGGAACCTGTACGCCAACACCGAGGGCTCGTTCGGCAGTGTGCAGTACAGCCAGATGCCCAACCGAGTGAGCAGCGGCGAGGTCAAACCCGAGAAGGCACGCACCTGGGAGATCGGTACCCGCTACGACAATGGCGACCTGCAGGCTGAGATCGGCGCATTCCTGATCAACTTCGATAACCAATACGAAAGCAACCAGACCAACGACTCGGTGATCGCCCGCGGCGAGACCCGTCACCAGGGTATCGAGACCAGCGTGCGCTATGCCCTGGATAGCCTGAGCCCGGCACTGGCCGGTTTCGATGTGCACGGCAACTACGCCTTCGTCGATGCCACCATTCGTGAGGACGGGCCGAACAAGGGTAACCAGGTACCGTTCTCGTCGCGGCACAAGGGCACCGTGGGTGTCGGCTACACCGAAGGGCCGTGGCAGTTGAACCTCGACGCCAGCTTCCAGAGCAGCCAGTACGCCGACAACGCCAACACCAGCGCCGAGAGTGCCGATGGCAGCACCGGGCGTATTCCAGGCTACATGCTGGTCAGCACCCGCGCCGGCTATGACTTCGGGCCGCAGTTGTCGAACCTGAAGGTGGCGGTGGGGGTGAAGAACCTGTTCAACCGCGAGTACTACACGCGCTCCTACGACGACAACAACAAGGGCAAATATGTGGGTGAGCCGCGGACCTTGTATGTGCAGACGTCGGTGGAGTTCTGA